The genomic segment ACAGGCGGCGGTGTGGGACGATGGCATGCGACGCTACCAGCTGGTCGTACTGGCTGGCAATCGCGATGCCTGGAGCGAGGATGACCTGCGGACACTCGTGCGGCGCCTCAGCCTGCCGGAGGACCCTGCCCGTGTCCTCCAGAGCAGAGGGTAGTGAACGGACGACGGGGCGGTCTGCCGCACTGCTCGTTCCTGGATTAGGATTCCAGCGAGCCGGACGGAGGCACAATGGTGGAGTTCGACTTTCTCATCCGGAACGGGAAAATCGTCGACGGGACGGGAAATCCCTGGTTCTGGGGAGACGTCGCGGTGCGCGGTGACCGTATCGTGGCAGTCGCACCGCCGGGCCAGCTCGTACCGGAGCGGTCACGGGAAGTCGTGGATGCGAGCGGATGCGTGGTCTGTCCGGGTTTCATCGATATCCAGAGCCACTCGATCTACCCGCTCATGCGCGATGGCCGATCGGTGTCGAAAATCGCACAGGGCGTCACGACCGAAATCATGGGCGAGGGCTGGACACCGGCACCGTTCGGTGGGCGTATCCGCGAGCCGATTCCCAGTGCGTACTTCGCGACCCGCTTGCCGGAGTGGGAAGAGCAGGTTCGCCAGTGGCGTCGGTTCGGCGACTGGCTCGAAGCGATGGTGGAGCGCGGTGTTTCACCGAACATCGGCGCCTTCGTCGCTGGCGGAACGGTGCGGGAATACGTCAAAGGCTACGAGATGACACCCGCCACGGCCGACGAGCTGGTGGCCATGCGGCGGCTGGTCGCTGAGGCGATGGAGGATGGCGCCTTCGGGGTCGCGTATGCGCTCATCTATCCACCGGATGCCTATGCTTCGACGGAGGAGATCATCGCGATCTGCCGTGAAGTGCGCCGGTTCGGTGGACTCTACATCACGCATCTCCGGAGCGAAGCCGGCCAGCTGCTCGAGGCGCTCGAAGAAGCGATCCGAATCGGCCAGGAAGCCGATGTTCCCGTCGAGATCTACCACCTCAAGGCGTCCGGGCGCCGCAATTGGTGGAAGTTCCCGTCCGTGATCGCACGGATCGAGCAGGCACGGCAGGATGGGATCGACATAACGGCCGACCTCTATCCGTACACGGCGGCTGGGACAGGCCTCGCCTCCATTCTCCCGCCGTGGGTCGCTGCAGGTGGTCGCTTTTTCGACAATCTGCGCGATCCGACGGTTCGTGCCCGGATCAAGCAGGAAGTCGAGCAGCCGTCGGGGAACTGGGAAGCGCTCGGCACCGAGGCTGGGCCGGACGGTATCATGCCGGTCGGCATGCAGCATCCTGCTCTGCGTCCCGCTGTCGGCAAGCGACTCGCTGACATCGCGCGAGAACGCGGTCAGGACTGGATCGATACAGCGATCGACCTCTTGCTGACCGAGGAGCGGAACATCTTCACGATCTATTTCCTGATGGATGAGGCGAACGTGCGTCTCGCCCTCCAGCAACCCTGGATCAAGGTCGCGACCGATGCTGGCGGTTTGGATCCGACGTGGGCACGCACCGAGGGCCCGGTTCACCCGCGCGCCTACGGGACCTATCCCCGGGTTCTCGGACGGTACGTCCGCGACGAGCGTGCACTCACGCTCGAGGAGGCGATCCGCAAGATGACCTCTGCCGTAGCTGATCGCCTGGGCTTGCGCGATCGGGGGCAGGTGCGCCCAGGGTTCTACGCTGACCTCGTCGTGTTCGATCCGGTGTCGGTAGTCGACCGGGCGACGTTCGAGGAACCGCACCAGTTCCCGAGCGGGATCCGTCACGTCTGGGTGAACGGAAAGCAGGTTCTCCGGAACGGCGAGCATACCGGTGCGTTACCAGGGCGCATCGTCTCCGCGCCGGCGAGGATTTAGGGAGGCACGATGCTCGCGCTGCAGATCGTCGAAAGCGTACCGCGGTATCTCCTCGCGAAGGCGCTCGGCCGTGTTCAGCCGGCGGTGTACTGGAACGGCTGGGGACTCCTGCAGTTGCGGGATATCCCAGAGCCCCGCTTGCCGAACGGTGAATGGGTGCGGATCGGTACGCGGCTCAGTGGCATCTGCGGCAGCGATATCGGCTTGATCACGCTCCATACGAGCCCGACGACCTCACCACTCGTCTCGTTCCCGTTCACGCTCGGTCACGAGATCGTGGGTGAGGTGACGGAATTGGGTGCCGCGGTCGAGGGATTCCAGATCGGTCAACGGGTCGTCGTCAACCCTCTGCTCGGGTGCGTTGCGCGCGGTTTTCGGGATTTGTGTGTCGAATGTGCGCGCGGCATGCCGAACCGTTGCCTGCGCTTCCGCGAGGGGACGATCGCCCCGGGCATCATGATCGGATTCTGTCGCGATACGGGCGGAGGGTGGAGTCCGACCTTCGTCGCGCATCGCTCGCAGCTCGTGCCGGTGCCGGATGCGC from the Thermomicrobium sp. 4228-Ro genome contains:
- a CDS encoding N-acyl-D-amino-acid deacylase family protein, whose product is MVEFDFLIRNGKIVDGTGNPWFWGDVAVRGDRIVAVAPPGQLVPERSREVVDASGCVVCPGFIDIQSHSIYPLMRDGRSVSKIAQGVTTEIMGEGWTPAPFGGRIREPIPSAYFATRLPEWEEQVRQWRRFGDWLEAMVERGVSPNIGAFVAGGTVREYVKGYEMTPATADELVAMRRLVAEAMEDGAFGVAYALIYPPDAYASTEEIIAICREVRRFGGLYITHLRSEAGQLLEALEEAIRIGQEADVPVEIYHLKASGRRNWWKFPSVIARIEQARQDGIDITADLYPYTAAGTGLASILPPWVAAGGRFFDNLRDPTVRARIKQEVEQPSGNWEALGTEAGPDGIMPVGMQHPALRPAVGKRLADIARERGQDWIDTAIDLLLTEERNIFTIYFLMDEANVRLALQQPWIKVATDAGGLDPTWARTEGPVHPRAYGTYPRVLGRYVRDERALTLEEAIRKMTSAVADRLGLRDRGQVRPGFYADLVVFDPVSVVDRATFEEPHQFPSGIRHVWVNGKQVLRNGEHTGALPGRIVSAPARI